In the Streptomyces sp. f51 genome, one interval contains:
- the rfbB gene encoding dTDP-glucose 4,6-dehydratase, which yields MRILVTGAAGFIGSHFVRGLLADRYSGWEGAQITALDKLTYAGNRENLPAAHERLVFVRGDVCDRALLRELVPGHDAVVHFAAESHVDRSLEGAGEFFRTNVLGTQTLLDAVLESGIERVVHVSTDEVYGSIDEGSWTEEWPLAPNSPYAASKAGSDLVARAYWRTHGLDLSITRCSNNYGPYQHPEKVIPLFVTNLLEGRQVPLYGDGRNVREWLHVDDHCRGIHLVLNGGRAGEIYNIGGGNEYSNLALTERLLELTGAGEEMIRRVADRKAHDLRYSIDESKIREELGYAPLTGFEKGLADTVAWYRDNPDWWKAVKHGPSRAA from the coding sequence ATGAGGATCCTCGTCACCGGAGCGGCCGGATTCATCGGCTCGCACTTCGTGCGCGGCCTGCTGGCCGACCGGTACTCCGGCTGGGAGGGCGCCCAGATCACCGCCCTGGACAAACTGACCTACGCCGGCAACCGGGAGAACCTGCCCGCCGCGCACGAACGGCTCGTGTTCGTCCGCGGCGACGTGTGCGACCGCGCCCTGCTGCGCGAACTGGTGCCCGGCCACGACGCCGTCGTCCACTTCGCGGCCGAGTCGCACGTCGACCGCTCCCTGGAGGGCGCCGGCGAGTTCTTCCGTACGAACGTCCTGGGCACCCAGACCCTGCTGGACGCCGTGCTGGAGAGCGGGATCGAGCGGGTCGTGCACGTCTCCACCGACGAGGTGTACGGCTCGATCGACGAGGGCTCCTGGACGGAGGAGTGGCCGCTCGCGCCCAACTCCCCGTACGCCGCCTCGAAGGCCGGCTCGGACCTGGTCGCGCGTGCCTACTGGCGCACCCACGGCCTCGACCTCTCGATCACCCGCTGCTCCAACAACTACGGGCCCTACCAGCACCCCGAGAAGGTCATCCCGCTGTTCGTGACCAACCTGCTGGAGGGCCGCCAGGTCCCGCTGTACGGCGACGGCCGCAACGTCCGCGAGTGGCTGCACGTGGACGACCACTGCCGTGGCATCCATCTCGTGCTCAACGGGGGACGGGCGGGCGAGATCTACAACATCGGCGGCGGCAACGAGTACAGCAACCTCGCCCTGACCGAACGGCTGCTGGAACTCACCGGCGCGGGCGAGGAGATGATCCGCCGCGTCGCGGACCGCAAGGCGCACGACCTGCGCTACTCGATCGACGAGTCGAAGATCCGCGAGGAGCTCGGTTACGCCCCGCTGACCGGCTTCGAGAAGGGCCTGGCCGACACGGTCGCCTGGTACCGGGACAACCCCGACTGGTGGAAGGCCGTCAAGCACGGACCGAGCCGTGCGGCCTGA
- a CDS encoding NAD(P)-dependent oxidoreductase, whose amino-acid sequence MRPEHRPVTGLSVVVLGGTGFLGRRIGAACAAHGARVHLVSRAAPASAAAPGVSAVGLDLVTASPREIAELFAAARPDVVVNAAGRAWQADEAQMAAGNAELVERVLTALAGLPGPQVRLVQLGTVHEYGAGAPDAATAEDHEPAPVTPYGRTKLLGTRAVLRATGEREVEGVVLRLANVIGAGVPRGSLFGRVAAHLSEAARADARGEKAAELRLPALRAARDLVDADDVTAAVLAAATVPAADVAGQVINVGRGTAVPMRALVDRMVELSGLELPVAEEAERSGSRTDVPRQCLDISRARRLLGWTPLRGLDDSLRDLLASVLPPEHPRPATPLGITADAPAEEGKRP is encoded by the coding sequence GTGCGGCCTGAGCACCGCCCGGTGACGGGCCTCTCGGTCGTGGTCCTCGGCGGCACCGGCTTCCTGGGCCGCCGCATCGGCGCGGCGTGCGCGGCGCACGGCGCCCGGGTGCACCTGGTCTCGCGCGCCGCGCCCGCCTCCGCCGCCGCGCCGGGCGTGTCGGCCGTCGGCCTGGACCTGGTGACGGCCTCGCCCCGGGAGATCGCCGAGCTGTTCGCGGCGGCCCGGCCCGACGTCGTGGTCAACGCGGCCGGGCGGGCCTGGCAGGCCGACGAGGCGCAGATGGCCGCGGGCAACGCCGAACTGGTCGAGCGGGTCCTCACGGCGCTCGCCGGGCTGCCGGGGCCGCAGGTACGGCTCGTCCAGCTCGGCACCGTCCACGAGTACGGCGCCGGGGCCCCGGACGCCGCCACCGCCGAGGACCACGAGCCCGCGCCGGTCACTCCGTACGGACGCACCAAGCTCCTGGGCACGCGGGCCGTACTGCGCGCCACGGGCGAGCGGGAGGTGGAAGGCGTGGTGCTCCGGCTCGCCAACGTGATCGGCGCCGGGGTCCCCCGGGGCAGCCTCTTCGGCCGGGTCGCGGCGCACCTCAGCGAGGCGGCCCGCGCCGACGCGCGCGGCGAGAAGGCCGCCGAACTGCGCCTTCCGGCGCTGCGCGCGGCCCGCGACCTCGTGGACGCCGACGACGTCACAGCGGCCGTGCTGGCCGCGGCCACCGTGCCGGCGGCGGACGTCGCAGGACAAGTGATCAACGTGGGCCGCGGCACCGCGGTCCCGATGCGCGCCCTGGTCGACCGGATGGTCGAACTCAGCGGTCTGGAGCTGCCGGTGGCCGAGGAGGCCGAGCGGTCCGGCTCCCGCACCGACGTCCCGCGGCAGTGCCTGGACATCTCCCGCGCACGGCGCCTGCTCGGCTGGACCCCGCTGCGCGGCCTCGACGACTCCCTGCGCGACCTGCTCGCCTCCGTACTGCCGCCGGAGCATCCCCGGCCCGCCACACCACTCGGGATCACGGCCGACGCACCGGCCGAAGAAGGGAAACGACCATGA
- the rfbH gene encoding lipopolysaccharide biosynthesis protein RfbH, with the protein MSDRKDLILEGVRDYHREASPNREFVPGTTEIWPSGAVLDENDRAALVEAALDMRIAAGTSSRKFESAFARRLKRRKAHLTNSGSSANLLAVSALTSHTLEDRRLKPGDEVITVAAGFPTTVNPILQNGLVPVFVDVDLTTCNATADRVAAAIGPKTRAIIIAHALGNPFPVTEIAQLAEQHDLFLIEDNCDAVGSLYDGKLTGTFGDMTTVSFYPAHHLTMGEGGCVLTGNLALARIVESLRDWGRDCWCEPGENDRCLKRFKYQLGTLPAGYDHKYIFSHVGYNLKATDIQAALGLTQLAKLDSFIEARRRNWRRLREGLDGVPGLLLPEPTPRSEPSWFGFVITVDPEAPFSRAELVDFLEDRKIGTRRLFAGNLTRHPAYTDQPHRVVGELTNSDLITEHTFWIGVYPALTDEMLDYVTASIKEFVAARG; encoded by the coding sequence ATGAGCGACCGCAAGGACCTGATCCTCGAAGGGGTCCGCGACTACCACCGGGAGGCCTCCCCGAACCGGGAGTTCGTCCCCGGCACCACCGAGATCTGGCCGTCCGGCGCGGTCCTGGACGAGAACGACCGGGCGGCCCTGGTCGAGGCGGCGCTGGACATGCGCATCGCCGCCGGAACCAGCTCCCGCAAGTTCGAGTCCGCCTTCGCCCGCCGTCTCAAGCGCCGCAAGGCCCACCTCACGAACTCCGGCTCGTCGGCCAACCTCCTTGCGGTGTCGGCCCTGACCTCCCACACGCTGGAGGACCGGCGGCTGAAGCCGGGCGACGAGGTCATCACCGTCGCGGCGGGCTTCCCGACCACGGTCAACCCGATCCTCCAGAACGGGCTCGTCCCGGTGTTCGTGGACGTGGACCTCACCACCTGCAACGCCACCGCCGACCGGGTGGCCGCGGCGATCGGCCCGAAGACACGGGCCATCATCATCGCCCACGCCCTCGGCAACCCGTTCCCCGTCACCGAGATCGCCCAACTCGCCGAACAGCACGACCTGTTCCTCATCGAGGACAACTGCGACGCGGTCGGCTCGCTGTACGACGGGAAGCTGACCGGCACCTTCGGCGACATGACGACCGTCAGCTTCTACCCGGCGCACCACCTCACCATGGGCGAGGGCGGCTGCGTCCTGACCGGCAACCTCGCCCTGGCCCGGATCGTGGAGTCGCTGCGGGACTGGGGCCGGGACTGCTGGTGCGAGCCGGGCGAGAACGACCGGTGCCTGAAGCGGTTCAAGTACCAGCTGGGCACCCTGCCGGCCGGGTACGACCACAAGTACATCTTCTCGCACGTCGGTTACAACCTGAAGGCCACCGACATCCAGGCCGCGCTCGGGCTCACCCAACTGGCCAAGCTGGACTCCTTCATCGAGGCGAGGCGGCGCAACTGGCGGCGGCTGCGCGAGGGGCTGGACGGGGTTCCGGGACTGCTGCTGCCCGAGCCCACCCCGCGCTCCGAGCCCAGCTGGTTCGGCTTCGTGATCACCGTGGACCCCGAGGCGCCGTTCAGCCGTGCCGAGCTGGTGGACTTCCTGGAGGACCGCAAGATCGGCACCCGTCGGCTGTTCGCGGGCAACCTGACCCGCCACCCCGCCTACACCGACCAGCCGCACCGGGTCGTGGGCGAGCTGACCAACAGCGACCTCATCACCGAGCACACCTTCTGGATCGGGGTCTACCCGGCGCTCACCGACGAGATGCTGGACTACGTCACCGCCTCGATCAAGGAGTTCGTGGCCGCGCGCGGCTGA
- a CDS encoding NAD(P)-dependent oxidoreductase: MDIVGNGFLARNLRPLAARHPDTVALAAGVSWASGTSDADFAREAALLREVAKRCAAEGRRVLFFSTAATGMYGLADGPGREDVPVTPCTPYGEHKLALEELLRDTGADHLVLRLGHLVGPGQPEHQLLPTLVRQLREGVVRVHRGAARDLIDVGDVVTVVDHLLAADLRAETVNVASGFAAPVEEIVDLLAKDLGLRARREYLDTGGRQHVISTEKLRALVPRVAEMGFGPDYHRRILGDFTASVYV; encoded by the coding sequence ATGGACATTGTGGGAAACGGCTTCCTGGCGCGGAACCTGCGTCCGCTGGCCGCCCGGCATCCGGACACCGTGGCCCTCGCGGCGGGGGTGTCCTGGGCGAGCGGCACCTCGGACGCCGACTTCGCCCGCGAGGCCGCGCTGCTGCGCGAGGTCGCGAAGCGCTGCGCGGCCGAGGGACGCCGGGTGCTCTTCTTCTCCACCGCGGCGACCGGGATGTACGGACTCGCCGACGGCCCCGGCAGGGAGGACGTCCCGGTGACGCCCTGCACCCCCTACGGCGAGCACAAACTCGCCCTGGAGGAACTCCTGCGCGACACCGGCGCCGATCACCTCGTTCTCCGGCTGGGGCATCTGGTCGGCCCCGGCCAGCCCGAACACCAGCTGCTGCCCACCCTGGTACGGCAGTTGCGGGAGGGAGTGGTCCGCGTGCACCGCGGGGCGGCCCGCGACCTCATCGACGTCGGCGACGTCGTCACCGTCGTCGACCACCTGCTCGCCGCGGACCTGCGGGCCGAGACGGTCAACGTGGCGTCGGGTTTCGCGGCCCCGGTGGAGGAGATCGTCGACCTGCTCGCGAAGGACCTCGGTCTGCGGGCGCGCCGGGAGTACCTCGACACGGGCGGCCGCCAGCACGTGATCTCCACCGAGAAGCTGCGGGCCCTGGTTCCGCGGGTCGCGGAGATGGGCTTCGGCCCCGACTACCACCGGCGGATCCTCGGCGACTTCACGGCGTCCGTGTACGTCTGA
- a CDS encoding NDP-hexose 2,3-dehydratase family protein produces the protein MLPLVPQPREDAKLSADRLALSAATTGGAHLATAGFADWLAERGRANAFRVDRIPFARLDGWSFHDTTGNLRHRSGRFFTVEGLHVTERGDPYGDGPYAEWHQPIIKQPEVGILGILGKEIDGVLHFLMQAKMEPGNPNLLQLSPTVQATRSNYTKVHQGADVKYLEHFVGPGRGRIVADVLQSEHGSWFFRKSNRNMIVLTDDDVPLLDDFCWLTLGQIAELLHQDNVINMDSRTVLSCLPVPETTADALLSDAQLLSWITGERSRHDVHAERVPLAGLPGWRRDEMTVEHEEGRYFKVVAVAVEAGNREVTGWTQPLFEPVGLGVTAFLTRTFEGIPHVLVHARVEGGFLDTVELGPTVQYTPGNYAHLRGTSRPAFLDTVLDAPADRVRYEAVHSEEGGRFLNAESRYLLVDADGLDVPSDPPAGYAWVTPDQLTWLVRHGHYLNVQARTLLACLNASAARAR, from the coding sequence ATGCTGCCTCTCGTCCCTCAACCGCGCGAAGACGCGAAGCTGTCGGCGGACCGGCTCGCCCTGTCGGCCGCCACCACCGGTGGCGCGCACCTGGCGACCGCCGGATTCGCCGACTGGCTCGCCGAGCGGGGCCGCGCCAACGCCTTCCGCGTGGACCGCATCCCCTTCGCCCGTCTGGACGGCTGGTCGTTCCACGACACCACCGGCAACCTCCGCCACCGCAGCGGCCGGTTCTTCACCGTCGAGGGCCTGCACGTCACCGAGCGGGGCGACCCGTACGGCGACGGGCCGTACGCCGAATGGCACCAGCCCATCATCAAGCAGCCCGAGGTCGGCATCCTGGGGATCCTGGGCAAGGAGATCGACGGTGTCCTGCACTTCCTGATGCAGGCCAAGATGGAGCCCGGCAACCCGAACCTGCTCCAGCTGTCGCCGACCGTGCAGGCCACCCGCAGCAACTACACCAAGGTCCACCAGGGCGCGGACGTGAAGTATCTGGAGCACTTCGTCGGCCCGGGCCGCGGCCGGATCGTCGCCGACGTCCTCCAGTCCGAACACGGCTCCTGGTTCTTCCGCAAGTCGAACCGCAACATGATCGTGCTGACGGACGACGACGTACCGCTCCTCGACGACTTCTGCTGGCTCACCCTCGGGCAGATTGCTGAGCTCCTGCACCAGGACAACGTCATCAACATGGACTCCCGTACGGTCCTGTCCTGCCTGCCCGTTCCGGAGACGACGGCCGACGCGCTGCTGTCCGACGCCCAGTTGCTGTCCTGGATCACCGGCGAGCGCTCCCGGCACGACGTGCACGCCGAACGCGTCCCGCTGGCCGGGCTGCCCGGCTGGCGGCGCGACGAGATGACCGTCGAGCACGAGGAGGGCCGCTACTTCAAGGTGGTCGCGGTCGCCGTGGAGGCCGGCAACCGCGAGGTCACCGGCTGGACCCAGCCGCTGTTCGAGCCGGTGGGTCTCGGCGTCACCGCCTTCCTCACCCGCACGTTCGAGGGCATTCCCCACGTCCTGGTGCACGCCCGGGTCGAGGGCGGGTTCCTGGACACGGTCGAGCTGGGCCCGACGGTGCAGTACACCCCCGGCAACTACGCCCACCTGCGCGGGACATCGCGCCCGGCGTTCCTCGACACGGTGCTCGACGCCCCGGCGGACCGCGTCCGGTACGAGGCCGTGCACTCGGAGGAGGGCGGCCGCTTCCTCAACGCCGAGAGCCGGTATCTCCTCGTCGACGCCGACGGTCTTGACGTGCCCTCCGACCCTCCCGCCGGCTACGCCTGGGTCACACCGGACCAGCTCACCTGGCTGGTGCGCCACGGCCACTACCTCAACGTCCAGGCCCGCACGCTCCTGGCCTGCCTCAACGCCTCCGCGGCGCGGGCCCGATGA
- a CDS encoding Gfo/Idh/MocA family oxidoreductase, translating to MSGPVRVGVLGCADIALRRMLPAFTAAPGLELAAIASRDPARAKEAGLRFGCRPVHGYAELLAADDIEAVYVPLPAALHAPWVEAALEAGKHVLAEKPLTTDPESTERLLGLAAKRGVALMENVMFVHHPRHEAVRSLVADGRIGELRSFRAEFAIPPLADGDIRYSAELGGGALSDVGLYPLRAALHFLGHDLDVVGARLVRRAGREVETAGAALLATPGGVTAHLTFGMEHAYASRYELWGSEGRITVDRAFTPPADHVPVIGLHGGAGTEEIRLEPADQVAATVAAFVDAVREGSAPCADTLRQAVLLHDVRGSA from the coding sequence ATGAGCGGGCCGGTACGCGTCGGGGTGCTCGGCTGCGCCGACATCGCGCTGCGGCGGATGCTCCCCGCGTTCACCGCCGCCCCCGGTCTCGAACTCGCCGCGATCGCCAGCCGCGACCCGGCCAGAGCGAAGGAGGCCGGCCTGCGCTTCGGCTGCCGGCCCGTCCACGGGTACGCCGAACTGCTGGCGGCCGACGACATCGAGGCCGTGTACGTGCCGCTGCCGGCCGCGCTGCACGCCCCCTGGGTGGAGGCCGCGCTGGAGGCGGGCAAGCATGTGCTGGCCGAGAAGCCCCTGACCACGGACCCGGAGAGCACCGAGCGGCTCCTCGGCCTCGCCGCGAAGCGGGGTGTGGCCCTGATGGAGAACGTCATGTTCGTCCACCATCCCCGGCACGAGGCGGTGCGGAGCCTGGTCGCCGACGGACGGATCGGTGAACTCCGCTCCTTCCGAGCGGAGTTCGCCATCCCCCCGCTCGCCGACGGCGACATCCGCTACTCCGCCGAACTCGGCGGCGGCGCGCTCTCGGACGTCGGCCTGTATCCACTGCGGGCCGCGCTGCACTTCCTGGGACACGATCTCGACGTGGTCGGCGCCCGTCTGGTCAGACGGGCCGGACGCGAGGTCGAAACCGCCGGGGCGGCGCTGCTGGCCACCCCCGGCGGGGTCACCGCGCACCTCACCTTCGGCATGGAGCACGCCTACGCCTCCCGGTACGAACTCTGGGGCAGCGAAGGGCGGATCACCGTCGACCGGGCCTTCACCCCGCCTGCGGACCACGTGCCGGTGATCGGCCTGCACGGGGGCGCGGGCACCGAGGAGATCCGCCTGGAACCCGCCGACCAGGTCGCGGCCACCGTCGCCGCGTTCGTCGACGCGGTCCGCGAGGGAAGCGCCCCGTGCGCGGACACCCTGCGACAGGCGGTGCTGCTCCACGACGTACGCGGCTCCGCGTGA
- a CDS encoding 4'-phosphopantetheinyl transferase superfamily protein, producing the protein MTAAPASAPHPEQDAVEVWLLTPPADGPLASEELDRAERRRADAFRLPRDRALYVAAHIALRRLLAGYLRTTAREVEFARAACPRCGGPHGRPVLHGAGPGAPHFSLSHSRGEVVVGVARVPVGVDVEKVPRPERVDVCRSALHPWEQRELEALRAPERPARFARLWARKEAFLKGTGIGVGGWTSEVYIGDGGPGAPSRPEGWTVLDVPCGPGHAAAVAARGPAPRATVRRLPPEAVLVGGRVPYGRPRPGEVRHVLDGGHARGDPDARDAPYASEEELP; encoded by the coding sequence GTGACAGCCGCCCCTGCGTCCGCACCGCATCCCGAACAGGACGCCGTGGAGGTGTGGTTGCTGACGCCGCCCGCTGACGGGCCGCTCGCGTCCGAGGAACTCGACCGGGCCGAGCGGCGCCGCGCCGACGCGTTCCGGCTGCCCCGCGACCGCGCGCTCTACGTGGCCGCGCACATCGCGCTGCGCCGACTTCTCGCCGGGTATCTGCGCACGACGGCACGGGAGGTGGAGTTCGCCCGAGCGGCCTGCCCGCGCTGCGGAGGTCCGCACGGCCGTCCCGTTCTGCACGGAGCCGGGCCCGGCGCCCCGCACTTCTCGCTGTCGCACAGCCGTGGCGAGGTCGTCGTCGGCGTGGCCCGCGTCCCGGTGGGCGTCGACGTCGAGAAGGTGCCGCGCCCCGAACGCGTCGACGTCTGCCGGTCGGCTCTCCACCCCTGGGAGCAAAGGGAGTTGGAGGCACTGCGGGCCCCGGAGCGGCCGGCACGGTTCGCCCGGCTCTGGGCCCGCAAGGAGGCCTTCCTGAAGGGAACCGGTATCGGCGTGGGCGGCTGGACGTCGGAGGTGTACATCGGCGACGGAGGCCCGGGCGCCCCGTCGCGCCCCGAGGGCTGGACCGTCCTCGACGTGCCCTGCGGCCCGGGCCACGCGGCGGCCGTGGCGGCGCGGGGCCCGGCCCCCCGCGCCACGGTGCGCCGGCTCCCGCCCGAGGCCGTGCTCGTCGGCGGTCGCGTCCCGTACGGCCGACCGCGGCCCGGGGAAGTCCGTCATGTCCTTGACGGCGGTCACGCCCGCGGAGACCCCGACGCGCGTGACGCTCCCTACGCATCCGAGGAGGAACTCCCTTGA
- a CDS encoding acyl-CoA carboxylase subunit beta: MTALDDRPLAAIEPTDAHGRVAELHASRARAQAGPSERATEAQHAKGKLTARERIELLLDAGSFQEVEQLRRHRATGFGLEAKKPYTDGVITGWGTVEGRTVFVYAHDFRIFGGALGEAHATKIHKIMDMAIAAGAPLVSLNDGAGARIQEGVSALAGYGGIFQRNTRASGVIPQISVMLGPCAGGAAYSPALTDFVFMVRETSQMFITGPDVVKAVTGEEITQNGLGGADVHAETSGVCHFAYDDERTCLEEVRFLLSLLPQNNRETSPVQRTLDPADRRCEALLDLVPADGNRPYDMTKVIEELVDDGDYLEVHERWARNIICALARLDGQVVGIVANQPQSVAGVLDIEASEKAARFVQLCDAFNIPLVTLVDVPGFLPGVGQEHGGIIRHGAKLLYAYCNATVPRISLILRKAYGGAYIVMDSQSVGADLTYAWPTNEIAVMGAEGAANVVFRRRIAEAEDPEAMRAGMVKEYKAELMHPYYAAERGLVDDVIDPAETREVLVRALAMLRSKHADLPSRKHGNPPQ; this comes from the coding sequence TTGACCGCACTGGACGACAGGCCCCTGGCGGCGATCGAGCCCACGGACGCCCACGGCCGGGTGGCCGAACTGCACGCGAGCCGTGCCCGGGCACAGGCCGGCCCGAGCGAGAGGGCGACCGAGGCGCAGCATGCCAAGGGGAAGCTGACCGCGCGGGAGCGGATCGAGCTGCTGCTGGACGCGGGCTCGTTCCAGGAGGTCGAGCAGTTGCGCCGGCATCGGGCGACCGGGTTCGGGCTGGAGGCGAAGAAGCCGTACACCGACGGTGTGATCACCGGGTGGGGCACGGTCGAGGGCCGGACGGTGTTCGTGTACGCGCACGACTTCCGGATCTTCGGCGGGGCGCTGGGCGAGGCCCATGCGACGAAGATCCACAAGATCATGGACATGGCGATCGCGGCGGGTGCGCCGCTGGTGTCGCTGAACGACGGCGCGGGCGCCCGGATCCAGGAGGGCGTCTCCGCGCTCGCCGGTTACGGCGGGATCTTCCAGCGCAACACCCGCGCCTCGGGTGTGATCCCGCAGATCTCGGTGATGCTGGGCCCGTGTGCGGGCGGCGCGGCCTACAGCCCCGCCCTGACGGACTTCGTGTTCATGGTCCGTGAGACCTCGCAGATGTTCATCACCGGACCGGACGTGGTCAAGGCGGTCACCGGCGAGGAGATCACCCAGAACGGTCTGGGCGGCGCGGACGTGCACGCCGAGACCTCGGGCGTGTGCCACTTCGCCTACGACGACGAGCGGACCTGTCTGGAGGAGGTCCGCTTCCTGTTGTCGTTGCTGCCGCAGAACAACCGCGAGACTTCGCCGGTGCAGCGGACCCTCGACCCGGCGGACCGCCGCTGCGAGGCGCTGCTGGACCTGGTCCCGGCCGACGGCAACCGCCCGTACGACATGACCAAGGTCATCGAGGAGCTCGTCGACGACGGCGACTACCTCGAGGTCCACGAGCGCTGGGCCCGCAACATCATCTGCGCGCTGGCCCGCCTCGACGGCCAGGTCGTCGGCATCGTCGCCAACCAGCCGCAGTCCGTCGCCGGCGTCCTCGACATCGAGGCATCGGAGAAGGCGGCCCGGTTCGTGCAGCTGTGCGACGCCTTCAACATCCCCCTGGTCACACTGGTGGACGTGCCCGGGTTCCTTCCCGGTGTCGGCCAGGAGCACGGCGGGATCATCCGGCACGGCGCGAAGCTGCTCTACGCCTACTGCAACGCGACGGTGCCGCGGATCTCGCTCATCCTGCGCAAGGCGTACGGAGGTGCCTACATCGTCATGGACAGCCAGTCCGTCGGCGCCGACCTCACCTACGCCTGGCCGACGAACGAGATCGCCGTGATGGGCGCCGAGGGCGCGGCGAACGTCGTCTTCCGCCGTCGGATCGCCGAAGCCGAGGACCCCGAGGCGATGCGGGCCGGGATGGTCAAGGAGTACAAGGCCGAGCTGATGCACCCGTACTACGCCGCCGAGCGCGGCCTGGTCGACGACGTCATCGACCCCGCGGAGACCCGCGAGGTCCTGGTCCGGGCCCTCGCCATGCTCCGCTCCAAGCACGCGGACCTGCCCTCCCGCAAACACGGCAATCCGCCACAGTGA
- a CDS encoding DsbA family oxidoreductase: MEQQPTSGATVGVRIALDVICVHSYLGYTRFTRAADRLRAEGHRIQVEFLPFELAPGAGTEGAPLLPVLERAFGPQAVRQTLQFAGQVAAEGLELHYERAVATGTFEAHRLIARAARQGRAEEMVERLFRAHFTDGLHIGDSGTLARLAAEAGVTADDPGAAGSVPETAAETQRLRTELDRVRGLGITGVPVFFIDGVRQLTGSQPEAVLLSALREAVGSASDG; this comes from the coding sequence ATGGAGCAGCAACCGACGAGCGGCGCGACGGTGGGCGTCCGGATCGCGCTCGACGTGATCTGTGTTCACTCCTACCTCGGCTACACCCGTTTCACCCGCGCGGCGGACCGGCTGCGCGCCGAAGGCCACCGGATCCAGGTGGAGTTCCTCCCCTTCGAACTCGCGCCGGGCGCGGGCACCGAGGGGGCGCCCCTGCTCCCCGTCCTGGAGCGGGCGTTCGGCCCGCAGGCGGTACGGCAGACACTCCAGTTCGCCGGCCAGGTGGCCGCGGAGGGGCTGGAACTGCACTACGAACGTGCCGTGGCGACCGGCACGTTCGAGGCGCACCGGCTCATCGCCCGGGCCGCCCGGCAGGGACGGGCCGAGGAGATGGTGGAGCGGCTCTTCCGCGCCCACTTCACCGACGGACTGCACATCGGCGACTCCGGCACCCTCGCCCGGCTCGCCGCCGAGGCCGGCGTCACGGCGGACGACCCCGGGGCGGCGGGATCCGTACCGGAGACGGCCGCGGAGACCCAGCGGCTGCGCACCGAACTCGACCGGGTGCGCGGGCTCGGCATCACCGGTGTGCCGGTGTTCTTCATCGACGGCGTACGGCAGTTGACCGGATCCCAGCCGGAGGCCGTGCTGCTGTCGGCACTGCGTGAGGCGGTGGGATCCGCCTCCGACGGCTGA